The nucleotide sequence CGAATGGCAAAACGAAGCTCCTTCTCCATCGCAATCGGCGTGATCAGGTGAACCTCCATCGAAACATTGTCCCCAGGCATCACCATCTCAACTCCCTCAGGAAGCGTCACAACC is from Deltaproteobacteria bacterium and encodes:
- the tuf gene encoding elongation factor Tu (EF-Tu; promotes GTP-dependent binding of aminoacyl-tRNA to the A-site of ribosomes during protein biosynthesis; when the tRNA anticodon matches the mRNA codon, GTP hydrolysis results; the inactive EF-Tu-GDP leaves the ribosome and release of GDP is promoted by elongation factor Ts; many prokaryotes have two copies of the gene encoding EF-Tu), coding for VVTLPEGVEMVMPGDNVSMEVHLITPIAMEKELRFAIREGGRTVGAGVISEIIE